From a region of the Rhipicephalus microplus isolate Deutch F79 chromosome X, USDA_Rmic, whole genome shotgun sequence genome:
- the LOC119187918 gene encoding mortality factor 4-like protein 1 isoform X1, giving the protein MKVHVYQCSALLSRKGKKNKATKPKKEVKKERSKTPSLEKPQKQKGAAATAAAASHQPTASQASESGGESQRKKRSRLDPHVESEEAFLSRVEIKVRIPEELKPWLVDDWDLITEQKKLPCNVTVDHILADYVKQNTSVKGISSNKESAIIEVTNGLKEYFNVMLGSQLLHKFERLQYADALNERPDTPISQIYGAIHLLRLFVRLGSMLACTPLDEKSVQLLLHHIHDFLKYMARNSQLFSLNDYTIAPPDYQRKAI; this is encoded by the exons atgaaggttCATGTTTACCAATGTTCTGCATTGCTTTCCAGAAAGGGGAAAAAGAACAAAGCTACTAAACCAAAAAAAGAGGTAAAGAAGGAACGCAGTAAAACTCCATCCCTAGAAAAGCCCCAGAAACAGAAAG GTGCTGCAGCGACGGCGGCAGCTGCTTCCCACCAGCCAACTGCTAGTCAGGCTTCAGAGTCTGGTGGCGAAAGCCAGAGAAAGAAACGAAGCCGCCTGGACCCCCATGTTGAGTCG GAGGAAGCATTCTTGTCTCGAGTAGAGATCAAGGTGCGGATACCAGAGGAACTTAAGCCATGGCTTGTAGACGACTGGGACCTTATCACGGAACAAAAAAAG CTTCCCTGCAATGTCACTGTGGACCATATTCTCGCGGATTATGTGAAACAGAATACGTCAGTAAAAGGAATTTCATCTAACAA GGAGAGTGCCATCATCGAGGTGACAAATGGTCTCAAGGAATACTTTAATGTGATGCTAGGAAGCCAACTTTTGCACAAGTTTGAACGTCTTCAGTATGCTGAT GCTTTAAATGAAAGGCCGGATACCCCTATCTCACAAATATATGGTGCCATTCACCTGCTAAGGCTATTCG TCAGGCTTGGCAGCATGTTGGCTTGTACCCCGCTGGACGAGAAGAGTGTGCAGCTTCTGCTACATCACATTCACGATTTTCTCAA GTACATGGCTAGGAACTCGCAGCTGTTCAGCCTGAATGACTACACAATAGCACCTCCCGACTACCAACGGAAAGCCATCTGA
- the LOC119187918 gene encoding mortality factor 4-like protein 1 isoform X4, translating to MKVHVYQCSALLSRKGKKNKATKPKKEVKKERSKTPSLEKPQKQKGAAATAAAASHQPTASQASESGGESQRKKRSRLDPHVESLPCNVTVDHILADYVKQNTSVKGISSNKESAIIEVTNGLKEYFNVMLGSQLLHKFERLQYADALNERPDTPISQIYGAIHLLRLFVRLGSMLACTPLDEKSVQLLLHHIHDFLKYMARNSQLFSLNDYTIAPPDYQRKAI from the exons atgaaggttCATGTTTACCAATGTTCTGCATTGCTTTCCAGAAAGGGGAAAAAGAACAAAGCTACTAAACCAAAAAAAGAGGTAAAGAAGGAACGCAGTAAAACTCCATCCCTAGAAAAGCCCCAGAAACAGAAAG GTGCTGCAGCGACGGCGGCAGCTGCTTCCCACCAGCCAACTGCTAGTCAGGCTTCAGAGTCTGGTGGCGAAAGCCAGAGAAAGAAACGAAGCCGCCTGGACCCCCATGTTGAGTCG CTTCCCTGCAATGTCACTGTGGACCATATTCTCGCGGATTATGTGAAACAGAATACGTCAGTAAAAGGAATTTCATCTAACAA GGAGAGTGCCATCATCGAGGTGACAAATGGTCTCAAGGAATACTTTAATGTGATGCTAGGAAGCCAACTTTTGCACAAGTTTGAACGTCTTCAGTATGCTGAT GCTTTAAATGAAAGGCCGGATACCCCTATCTCACAAATATATGGTGCCATTCACCTGCTAAGGCTATTCG TCAGGCTTGGCAGCATGTTGGCTTGTACCCCGCTGGACGAGAAGAGTGTGCAGCTTCTGCTACATCACATTCACGATTTTCTCAA GTACATGGCTAGGAACTCGCAGCTGTTCAGCCTGAATGACTACACAATAGCACCTCCCGACTACCAACGGAAAGCCATCTGA
- the LOC119187918 gene encoding mortality factor 4-like protein 1 isoform X3, translated as MKVHVYQCSALLSRKGKKNKATKPKKEVKKERSKTPSLEKPQKQKGAAATAAAASHQPTASQASESGGESQRKKRSRLDPHVESEEAFLSRVEIKVRIPEELKPWLVDDWDLITEQKKLPCNVTVDHILADYVKQNTSVKGISSNKESAIIEVTNGLKEYFNVMLGSQLLHKFERLQYADALNERPDTPISQIYGAIHLLRLFGLAACWLVPRWTRRVCSFCYITFTIFSSTWLGTRSCSA; from the exons atgaaggttCATGTTTACCAATGTTCTGCATTGCTTTCCAGAAAGGGGAAAAAGAACAAAGCTACTAAACCAAAAAAAGAGGTAAAGAAGGAACGCAGTAAAACTCCATCCCTAGAAAAGCCCCAGAAACAGAAAG GTGCTGCAGCGACGGCGGCAGCTGCTTCCCACCAGCCAACTGCTAGTCAGGCTTCAGAGTCTGGTGGCGAAAGCCAGAGAAAGAAACGAAGCCGCCTGGACCCCCATGTTGAGTCG GAGGAAGCATTCTTGTCTCGAGTAGAGATCAAGGTGCGGATACCAGAGGAACTTAAGCCATGGCTTGTAGACGACTGGGACCTTATCACGGAACAAAAAAAG CTTCCCTGCAATGTCACTGTGGACCATATTCTCGCGGATTATGTGAAACAGAATACGTCAGTAAAAGGAATTTCATCTAACAA GGAGAGTGCCATCATCGAGGTGACAAATGGTCTCAAGGAATACTTTAATGTGATGCTAGGAAGCCAACTTTTGCACAAGTTTGAACGTCTTCAGTATGCTGAT GCTTTAAATGAAAGGCCGGATACCCCTATCTCACAAATATATGGTGCCATTCACCTGCTAAGGCTATTCG GCTTGGCAGCATGTTGGCTTGTACCCCGCTGGACGAGAAGAGTGTGCAGCTTCTGCTACATCACATTCACGATTTTCTCAA GTACATGGCTAGGAACTCGCAGCTGTTCAGCCTGA
- the LOC119187918 gene encoding mortality factor 4-like protein 2 isoform X5, producing MKVHVYQCSALLSRKGKKNKATKPKKEVKKERSKTPSLEKPQKQKGAAATAAAASHQPTASQASESGGESQRKKRSRLDPHVESEEAFLSRVEIKVRIPEELKPWLVDDWDLITEQKKLPCNVTVDHILADYVKQNTSVKGISSNKESAIIEVTNGLKEYFNVMLGSQLLHKFERLQYADSGLAACWLVPRWTRRVCSFCYITFTIFSSTWLGTRSCSA from the exons atgaaggttCATGTTTACCAATGTTCTGCATTGCTTTCCAGAAAGGGGAAAAAGAACAAAGCTACTAAACCAAAAAAAGAGGTAAAGAAGGAACGCAGTAAAACTCCATCCCTAGAAAAGCCCCAGAAACAGAAAG GTGCTGCAGCGACGGCGGCAGCTGCTTCCCACCAGCCAACTGCTAGTCAGGCTTCAGAGTCTGGTGGCGAAAGCCAGAGAAAGAAACGAAGCCGCCTGGACCCCCATGTTGAGTCG GAGGAAGCATTCTTGTCTCGAGTAGAGATCAAGGTGCGGATACCAGAGGAACTTAAGCCATGGCTTGTAGACGACTGGGACCTTATCACGGAACAAAAAAAG CTTCCCTGCAATGTCACTGTGGACCATATTCTCGCGGATTATGTGAAACAGAATACGTCAGTAAAAGGAATTTCATCTAACAA GGAGAGTGCCATCATCGAGGTGACAAATGGTCTCAAGGAATACTTTAATGTGATGCTAGGAAGCCAACTTTTGCACAAGTTTGAACGTCTTCAGTATGCTGAT TCAGGCTTGGCAGCATGTTGGCTTGTACCCCGCTGGACGAGAAGAGTGTGCAGCTTCTGCTACATCACATTCACGATTTTCTCAA GTACATGGCTAGGAACTCGCAGCTGTTCAGCCTGA